In a single window of the bacterium genome:
- a CDS encoding site-specific integrase, whose translation MAPPLAPETRRSYEANLQNHILPYFGTWPLATITRADLRAFVAHLRSAEKPLTPKTLKNEAKTRPRARAVPRCGGPTSRQGSPHGDRGALAGGLRWGELIALRTEGIDYRRNVIHVTCQLQKRKLRMPKSRAGVRDVDMTPLVRKILQATDHEGLIFSPDGA comes from the coding sequence GTGGCGCCGCCGCTCGCGCCCGAGACGCGCCGTTCCTACGAGGCGAACCTTCAGAATCACATTTTGCCGTACTTCGGCACATGGCCGCTCGCAACGATCACGCGCGCCGACCTGCGGGCATTCGTAGCGCACCTGAGGAGCGCGGAGAAGCCCCTCACGCCCAAGACGCTCAAGAACGAAGCAAAAACGCGTCCTCGAGCCCGAGCAGTTCCGCGATGCGGTGGACCGACTTCCCGTCAAGGTAGCCCGCATGGCGATCGTGGCGCGCTGGCAGGCGGGCTCCGATGGGGCGAGCTGATCGCTCTTCGCACCGAGGGCATCGACTACCGGCGGAACGTCATTCATGTGACGTGCCAGCTCCAGAAGCGCAAACTGCGCATGCCGAAGAGCCGCGCCGGCGTCCGCGATGTCGACATGACTCCGCTGGTTCGGAAGATCCTCCAAGCCACCGATCACGAGGGGTTGATTTTCTCGCCCGACGGGGCGTAG
- a CDS encoding tyrosine-type recombinase/integrase → MKRQWKKAQVAAGIARPIRWQDLRHQCASLLIAAGKNPLYIAKQMGHKDPGFTLRQYWHLFETIKRTPVEWIDDLVWPTGCDVGVTWAAATTRQDAGGTGVRANAEDQANVGFGEMVFGDVRSVLAEGVGFEPTDPG, encoded by the coding sequence GTGAAACGCCAGTGGAAGAAGGCACAGGTGGCGGCGGGCATCGCGCGGCCGATCCGCTGGCAGGATCTCCGGCACCAGTGCGCGAGCCTCTTGATCGCGGCGGGCAAGAACCCCCTCTATATCGCGAAGCAGATGGGGCACAAGGATCCTGGATTCACACTCCGGCAGTACTGGCATCTCTTCGAAACCATCAAACGGACGCCCGTAGAATGGATCGATGATCTAGTATGGCCGACCGGCTGTGACGTGGGTGTGACGTGGGCTGCCGCGACAACGCGTCAGGACGCGGGGGGAACAGGTGTCCGCGCGAACGCAGAAGACCAGGCAAATGTAGGATTCGGTGAGATGGTGTTCGGTGACGTCCGTTCGGTACTGGCGGAGGGGGTGGGATTCGAACCCACGGACCCCGGTTAA